The DNA sequence tagatactattttatttggactttagggtttaatgggtgccatgctcaaatataaatagacctttaGGGTTTCGGTctccaatataccaaagccgcctttgttactcttttcccatcaaaagagttgcggTTCAGCcacctaggaatacagaaggctttggttgaggaagatcgaaagaaccacaagatccaaactcttccgatcgtaagattcatgtttatgaattcaggtacgcttccacattatgttatataatatttttggtgattcaatatggatgatctgggttattgaaattaatttattctaacaattcagtcaccaaaaaaaactcAAAGCAattcataactaaaaaaaaaactgctAGGacataattttcaaattaaatttgtataatttttttatatcatctCTCAATTTCACATATCAAAAACAAATTTATgtaaatttaagttttatttaaaaatttgttatttatctataaattattatgctaattcaaatctcaaatatttttttatttttgtaatccatACTATCTTTTATTCTAACAGGTTAAGAATTAATTTATTGTAGATTAAACTTTAAACTgctaatatttgttttttttttttatagaaaccaCAGATACTTGATATTAGTGAACTAATGAGTTAACCAAGATTCTAAAAATTGGTTTAAATTGGTCGGTCGAATCAGTCGAACCATGAATCGTTGCAAAAAATGAAACAGTTAAATGTCAAAACCGCCAATTTTAAAAATTGCTATTAAACCGTCGAACCGGTCAGAAACCGTTCGATCGAATCGAACCGTGATTTGGCTGGTTTTGTGAATTGGGAAGCAAACGACGCCGTTTCATTGATTCTGAGTCAATGAACCCTAACTCCTCCACTATTCGGCTACTTCAATCTCCACTCTCGAGTCCAGCCCTAGCCTCCAGAACCAGAACGCTCTAGCCTCTCTCTGTCTCTCACACTCAGTCCAGAGCTCCTGGTCCTCCCTTACTTCCGTCCAGCCACCGCCTGCTACCGCCGCCGTCGGAACTTCCAGCTTCGAAGAGCCACCACCTGCTCCCTCACTTCCCCTCCATCGCGCTGCAGCCGTCGCAACCTTCCTTCCCCTCCATCGCGCAGCCACCGTGCGAACGTGGAAGCCTCCGTCGCGCAGTCACTGTGCCGTCAGTGCCAGCTCTGTTCCACTGCAGCCACTGCCCGTTCGAAGGCTGTTCGAAGCCCATTCAAAGGTGAACCTTGTCGTGGGGTCTCCCTCTTGCGTGCTCTGTTCAAGGCTTCTAGCTTCTAGGTAATTTCTTTTAactataattgaataatttgTTGTTAATGTGAAGTTCTGTGAATTGTGAACCGTGAACTGTGAGCTATGTCTATGATTTAGATTTTTGATTTTTCTGTGAACTGTGAACtttgttgaattgttgaataataatgaataattattgttagttaagttgggaattttgttgttgtaaCTTGTTACTAGGTTGAATTATTTTCGAATAATTTTGACTTATGAATCATGGAAGGCAAAGTGAATACTTTCTCCAAGTTCAACAATTTCTTGGAGGGTAGTCTTttatctaatgcttttacttCGAGTGCTGGGCCATTCCTTTAATCAATCCCATCCCTTTAAGCTGGCTGACTACGAACAGCCTTCTTCCTGACCGACCCTTGCATGCGTGGAAGTGAAAGGAAAGTGATGGAAGAGTGGGAGTTCCTGCTTTCAGTTCAAGGAAAGTTCTTTTCTAATCGGTTGACTCGTGGATCTTTCTGACTTCAAGTACCGATCTTCTATCAAAGGAACCATTCCAGAAGTGCCCTTGGTTCGGTGTAGTCTACATTCTTCGCTTAGTGTCAATTTTTTTGATGATAGAGTTAGGCTCGGGATTATTGGGTTGGAGTGATTTGCTGTGGGTTCTTGTAAACCTGTGATTTTGTACTTGTTAATTCGTCAAATAGTTGTTGTGATTCTTGCAATTGAGATTATTGGGTATCTTTGCTCTTCTCAAAttgttaatttgctaaattgttgctGTTATTGTGATTCTTGAGATTGAAattgtctttattttttgttagtgGGCTGCTGGATTTTCTATTTGGAATTTGTACTTGTTAGTTCATTAAATTGTTGTGATTCTTGAAAGTTGAAAttgagattattgggttgctTTGTTCTTAtcaaattgttaatttgttaatttgcTAAATTATTGGTGTTATTGTGATTCTTGAAATTAAGattgtctttattttttgttattgggTTGTTGGATTTTCTATTCGAATTTTATACTTTGATTCTTTAACCCTAGgtataaattttgttgattgattAATTGATTAGGGTAGGGTTGTGTTGTGTCATTCCAAGATGAATATGATTGTTTTGCTTTGCGATGCTTGCTGGTTGTTATTTGATCTCACCGCAtttcagcatttgatcaatgaaatgTTTTGCAAACATCCAGTTTTTGGTTTGCATTTCCATATATTGACTTGGATTTATACCTTACTAAGTTATCCAACGGAATAAGTCAAGCTGATCTCATGAAAATCCCAAATGACTAATAAGATTGAATGACAAACTTGATCAGTTGGATGTAGGAATTTTATGTTTGGttggttgtttttgttatttgacttttaagtttgtatttgaatgagatcatAATATTCTGGCTTATGtagtatttttaatttggatgatattttaaagtttatgttagaatataattatgttttaatgtgtttatctatattttatttattattttattataaaacggttttttcgtTTCAATCacggtcgaaccggttgaacctatgaaccagtgaaccagtagctagagcggcttgatgaccggttcggttttcagaaccttggagtTAACCACTAAATGAATACAAGTAAGAATGACAATAAAGCATGCTCATCAAGggaaaaaaacaaagaagaagatgattacagtttttttcaaatattaaacctctcttcctttcttcttcGCCATGCCCTTTCCTAAGCCCATGCCCTATTCTTACCTATCTTACCAGAACCTCTACGAAACACTCAAGCATTGCTCCTCCCTCAAATCCCCACGCAGCGCCCGCGTGCTCCACGGCCACCTCATCTTCTCCGGCTGGTACGCCTCCGTCTTCTTGCGCAATAGCCTCCTCCACGTCTATTCCAACTGCCACCTCACCGACGATGCCTTCCGCCTCTTCCACGAGTCCACCACTCACCGCAATGTCTTCACTTGGAATGCCATCATCCATGCGCTACTCTCTTCTGGTCAGGTCTCCCATGCACAACACCTGTTCGACGAAATGCCCCAACGAGACTCCGTCTCTTGGACAACCCTCATATCTGGCTACTCTCACAATGGCCTCCCAGCTCATAGCATCCAGATCTTCGCTTCCATGCTCCGGGAATTCGAATTTCATAATGGTCAAACTCAGGACAAATTTGATCCTTTTTCGTTTACTTGTGTAATGAAGGCTTGTGGCTGCCTCAGATGCACTCCTTTCGCTCTTCAGTTGCATTCCCTTGTGGTCAAATTACGTTTAGGAGCCCATATCAGCATCCAAAACGCCCTTGTTGATATGTACATTAAATGCGGAGCGATTGGGTTCGCTGAGAGTGTCTTCTTTGGCATTGAGGAGCCCAGTTTGTTCTGTTGGAACAGCATGATTTACGGTTATTCAAGGTTGTATGGAGCTTATAAGGCTCTTGATTTGTTTGCTCGGATGCCGGAACATGATTCTGTTTCATGGAACACTTTGATCTCAGTTTTATCTCAGCATGGCCTTGGGGTCAAATGCCTTTTCTTGTTTTTAGAGATGTGTGATAGGGGGTTTAACCCGATTTTCATGACCTATGGTAGTGTACTCAGCGCGTGTGCCAGCATTGGTGATCTTGAATGGGGTGCACACTTGCATGCTCGGATTCTTCGCGTGGAGCATGGCTTAGATGCCTATTTGGGAAGTGGTTTGATAGATATGTATGCTAAGTGTGGATGCTTAGAATTGGCGAGGCGCGTGTTTGACTGCTTAGAGGAACGCAATGAAGTTTCTTGGACTTGCTTGATCACTGGTGTGGCTCAGTTTGGACTTGAAGAAGACGCTCTGGCATTGTTTAACCAAATGAGACAGGCTTCtgttgtgttggatgatgttACCCTTGCAACTGTTCTTGGGGTTTGTTCAGAACAAAATCATGCTGCTATTGGGGAGCTGCTTCATGGATATACAATCAAAAGTGGTATGGATTCTTATGTTCCTGTAGGGAATGCAATTATTACAATGTATTCAAAGTTTGGCGATTTTGAGAAAGCTTATCTTGCATTTAGATTGATGCCGCTTAGAGATACTATATCATGGACAGCCATGATCACTGCCTTCTCTCAGAATGGAGACATTTCCAGAGCTCGTGAATGTTTTGATTTAATGCCTGAGCGCAATGTCATCACTTGGAACTCAATGCTAAGCACATATGTTCAACATGGGTTATCGGAAGAAGGACTGAAGTTGTATGTTCTGATGAGAAGAAGAGGAGTAGAACCAGACTGGATCTCTTTAGCTACTTCAATTAGGGCATGCGCTGACTTAGCTGTTGTAAAACTTGGGATGCAAATTGTATCGCATGCCATTAAGTTCGCCCTTATATCGGATGTTTCAGTTGCAAATAGTATTGTTACCATGTATTCAAGATGTGGGCAAATCAAAGAAGCACAGAAAGTTTTTGACTCAATATATGTGAAAAACCTTATTTCCTGGAATGCTATGATGGCAGCATATGCTCAAAATGGTTTAGGCAAGAAAGTAATTGAGACATTTGAGGATATGTTGAAGACCGAGTGCAAACCTGATCACATTAGTTATATTTCTGTTCTATCTGGCTGCAGCCACATGGGGCTTGTAGTAGAGGGTAAACATTACTTCAAATCCATGACTAAAGTTTTTGGTATTTCTCCTACAAGTGAGCACTTTGTTtgtatagtagatatgcttggaCGAGCAGGGATGCTAGACGAGGCAAAGGAAGTGATAGATGAAATGCCTTTTAAGCCGAATGCTACTGTTTGGGGGCTCTACTTGGAGCCTGCCGAATCCATCATGAATCACATCTAGCAGAAACTGCCTTGAAGAACTTGGTGGAATTAAATCCTGAAGATTCTGGTAATTATGTCCTTCTAGCAAATATATATGCTGAATCTGGAGAGTTAGAAGGTGTTGCTAATATGAGAAAGCTAATGAAAGTGAAGGGAATTCGAAAGAGTCCAGGCTGTAGCTGGATAGAGGTTGATAACACGGTACATGTATTCACCGTAGATGACACCAATCATCCACAGATAAAGGAAATTTATATAAAACTGGAGGAGATGATGAAGAAGATAGAACATACAGGAAGATATATTAGTCCAGTTTCTTCTCCCCATAGGAGTCAGAAATACCATAGTGAAAAGCTTGCCTTCGCTTTTGGGTTACTGAGTTTGCCATCTTGGATGCCTTTATATGTGATGAAAAATCTCCGTGTCTGCCATGATTGTCACTCGGTAATAAAGCTATTGTCTTTTGTCACCTCAAGGGAACTTATCATGAGAGATGGATTTCGATTTCATCATTTTAAGGATGGGGTTTGCTCGTGTAAAGATTATTGGTAACATGTGGTACATATTCTATATTTGCTCCCTCCCacatttctcttgttaatttcttctttccttctcaacatttattattattgaaaaatctTGCGATATATCGCATTTATGGAAATAATTTTCGCTTGTTCTACAGCACCACTGCATGTCTACATTGGTTTTGCATTTTGGTTTAATATTGAATTTAATTGGCCAGCAATAGCACCAAGCAATTATCATTAGTCAACTCCTTACTGATAATCATCTAGTGCACAGTAGTTGCAGGAGAGAAAGTGGACAAATCCTGACTCCTGTCCACTGCACCAGAGGACCCTCCAGCACATTGGGAGCAGGTGCGGTGTATGTATATATAACTATGTCCAATACTTGGTTATTGTTTTCATCTTTCCATGATGTGATACATTCAAGTCCATAAGTCCATTACTTATTAGCATGTGTGTAACTACTAAGTAGTGTATGGCACACATCTTCAACctggtttatttttttaaaacaatcatTACAGTTCTACAGTTGAAATGTTGAATGTCAGCTATAAGGTACTCAACTGATTTTTGCAAGATCAAAATATCCTAAACAAAAAAGTTGTTTTCTAATGGAATCAAGTTAATGTCATTTGGTGAGCAAAATTAATAATGTATGGACAATTTTTTACTGTGCAGTCTATGGACCAGATTGATGTCGCTAATCTAGTAATCTTTCAAAAACTAAAGTTATATTCTGAAAATTGTGGGAACTAAAATGCGGATTTTCTTCATTACAGTAATAGGCGTCATTTTTTCAGTTTCATAATTTTGAGTAATGAGTGTCCTGAAGACGGGAACTAGATTCAATCACTGTTTGGAATAATTTTACCAAAGAAACTGTGAAGCTAAGTCAGGCAGGGAACCTGACTGTTTATTGCCATTTATTTCCTTTTTCTATTTAACCtagttttatattatttgtgGTTATTTTGATGCTGGAATGTAATGCACAAAGTTGCTTTTTAAGTTCCGGTACTACTTTGATGTCACTATGTTATTAATCTCTTTTGCAGGCATTCATATACTATTATGATCCCCATAGAGCTGGAACAAGATCCAGTAATTGAAGGTTCAGTGTCATTGACACAAAGCAAAGAAGGTGCTCGGTTCATTCATGGATATTCAATTCACGTTGAGTTTATGTGAGGTGAGACATTTATCTAATCTATGAAAGATTCTCCTTCTTTGACAATTCATCAAGGTATAAGTTGCTGCTTCCTTGTGCTGCTTATTTTCAGTGGTGTTTGTGTTGTTTCTAAGGTGAGTTTGATTTGATGCAGGAGGGGCTTGGAGAAATGGATGAATCTTGGTTGGCAGAACTGATTAAAGTGGCAGCTGATTTACTGAACGATAGATTGCCTGAGGCGAGAGATGGCTCGGAGTATCGCAACTTCAATGTATGAGGCACTCACAAAGGACAAGGAACAGAAGCTGGAGATGTGGCAGTGCTTCTGCCAATCCAAGTTGACACCAATTCACGCTATTTCATTGTTTAAGATAGTTGGTACTTGAAGCAATATTGGGTATTGGGTGTATTACTCCGTAGTTTTATAGTCATATAGCAGATATCCAAAATTTAGTTCTGTATGTGAAGTTCCTAAGGCTCATGATGCTGCATGAGTAGGAGTTGTCTTGTTGAATGATGAAATAAAAGagttaatattcaatttggtCCTTAAATTTACACGTGAGTCTCAATTTAGTCCTTGAAGtttcaattacttctatttaGTAACGATCTTTATGTAAAATGATGCAGTTTTGATTTTGACATTCAAATAGCTCATAAACAGTTTTGCATTACTTATTTTGttaggtaaaattttaataaacactaCTTATGATGTTTTTGGATTATTTGAGTGTCAATTAAAACGATATCATTTTACAAATTTTAGTGTAATGTCCGGCTGTCCACAACAGTGTTTCGTTAACGTTTGTATGTTGAAAATTGATTCAAGGACTAACATGAGTTATGTTCGCAAAGTTTGGGGATTAAATACAGGAAATTAAAActttagggactaaattgaggcTTGGATGTAAATTCAAGGACTAAATTGAGTATTATTTCGAAATAAAagcttgtttctttttttttttacagttgGTCTCTCGTAATGAAAAAAGCCATGTTAAAGAAACTAGCAGATTGATCATTAAAGAATAACAAAGATTTCCAATTTGATTTCTACTCCAGAAATTTCGACTACTTCCATTGAGTTCATTCCATTTATACAATTGGAACAAAAACTGAGCTGATGTTCCATATAACATTGTGATTTTTCCTACCTAACATTTTGCCTATTCCCATGATCAAAGAATTCTACCAAGATCAGAATAACAAGCACTCTCTTGACGCTGTACAAAACAGCAATTGCTGTTTCTATAATGGTCATCTGGATGTGATCACATTTTGATCATGTTCAATTAAAGAGCACAAGGCCTTCTCAGCATCACCAAGTGGTTGCCCAGCAAAGAGTTGAAGCTGCCTCTTCTTCACAACTACTACTTGCTTGCCACGTGACAATATTTCTTTTTTGAGTTCCTGCCGAACATCAAAACTAAAAAATGATTGGGCAGTGCACTCACCATATAGGGTATCTTTCACAAGTCGAGGTTCTTACTTGTATTGTCATCGGAACAGCATCTGCACTGAAATCACCCAACTCCTTGAAAGCGGACTCCAGTAGAAAACAAAAGTTGTTGGCATCAGCATGATCCTCAAAAGCAACAATATAGGAATCTTCACTTTGGTCCTGCCCCTTAGAACCGATCTTTACACTATAGATCCCTTTTGTTCCCCCGTTGACGCCTCCTTGCATGAGAATTACCTTCAAAAGTAAAGCAACTTGTGTCAAGATGGTTTATAAACTTGATAATAGTTGATGATAGAACAGAAGAAATTGCAAAGGTTTCCATAACTATACAAGAAAGTGGTGTGTATCACTATCAATGGGTAGGTATGCTAGGTCATTTCCATGCTTAAGCTACTGAAAAAGAGTTTTTCTGCACATACTAGAACATAACGGAGGTTGAGCCACCACGTATCAGTCTCGGTCTTTTTCCTAGCTAATCCATTTCTTGAACTGCCATTTATGTTCTGCAGCACATCCTTTTCAAAACTAGGGTCAGTGTCCTGCTTTTCTTCCACAAAACTCTCAGAATTTTGTTTCCTCGGTTCTCTCGATTGTTTTAATTCAACTCCAGACAACCCAAAGCTAGTCTTCCAGACACCACCTAAACATATTaacaaaatacacaaaatcatgcTAAGTTTATTATAAGCCAACCTATTTGTCACTGACTCACTGGTTGCTTCTCATAACTCGGGAGAAGACCCCAGCGAAATATATTCAAGAAGGATAATAATATGTTATATATTCATTGTTGTAATTGtattcattcaaattcaaattcaaactcatGGAAAATGAAAGATGTATGAATAAACAAACTCATGGATAACAAGTTCATAACACATTACTGTTGTTTGCATTTGTTGTTTTAACTCCAGGTTTTGGCGTCTCCAGATTTCTTTCCAAATTCTTCCCATTATTTAGAATTGCCTCGGACTCTTGAGCAACAGACTCTCCTCTTTCTTTCAGTGGAACACTCGGTGTACTTTCCCGTATCTCGTCATCTTGTTCAATCACTGGCTTATCTTCATGTGATATTTGTGCATGATGAATATCATCACTCACAGAACTAACAACCTCCCTTCTAACTTCTGAATTTCTATCTTTGGCATCAGGTGCTTTATGATCTCGAGTCCCGGGAAATCCCTTGGGAGTTTTTGTTGCCTTAATCGAAGGGTACTTATATTTAAGCTTTTTCTTGAACATTAATTGCTCATTTCCTTCATGAGCATTCTTATGAGCATCCTTATTACCATTGATTCTATTCTGCAGCTTCATTAAGCGTGCACCAATCTCTCTCTCAATACCAGGTTTAGGACTAGAAGCATAACTTAAATCGTCATCACTTTCATAATCCACAtcttcatcatcaccatcttcttcttcttcttcattcttcttcttcttcttctccattctcTCAATTCTCCGAGCTTTCCTTGCCATTAACTTAATCTCCTCAATTTTCTTTTGCCTCACAGCTTGACCCATCACACGAAGCACATTGCTACCGGTAACTGGCTCACTATTCCCATTTCCATTGAGCAAAAGATCTCTCTTTTCGCTTCCATTTACCTCAAAGTTCCCATCTTTAGTTCTCGAATCGTAATTCATAATAAACAAAACCGACAAAATCGCCTGATACACAATAGCCCCAAGAAAACACACACCGCCAAATTTGAAGATATCCGAAGCAGAAACTTTACCAGAAACATCCTTGGGTTCAATGGTGGCCTCGGAGACTTGCAAGTCTTCCAAATCTTCAGCTTCTTCGGTGGCGTCAGCGGCATCAACTTCGCCATGAGTCTCCTCGGATGGAGCCTCAACGGAGAGGAGCTCGTTTTCTTCAGTGGACTGAGGGCAGGGAATAGGAGCAGCGGGTTCTAGTGGTGGTGAAGGTTCTTGGGGAGGAAGGGGAACgacgggtttagggtttaggattttcaGAATTTTGGGTCGCAAATGATTTTTCCTGCGAGTGATTTTTGAAGGGCGTGAAGATACAATTGACAAAGCTAGAATAACGGGCTGGGTTCGTGTGGGGCAGGTGGAAGGTGCAACGAGGGAGAAGAAAGTGGAATGGGCACGCGCCATGGGAGAGAGTGTCAGTGGTTTGGTTGCTTCAAGATTTCGGCTTTGAATCGTTTCCTTCCATGGCTGCAGAAGGAGAAAGAGTAGCAGCTGAAGCTTGCTTGCATTCTCTGCTATGGTGGTCTTGTCTTTTTCGTTGGTGTTATTTCTATGGGGCCTACAGTTATTTGGGCCCTATCATTAGGCCCATTAGGTCCAATTTAATCATGCTATGATTGGGCACTCATACTTCTACAAAAACCATATCAACTACTTATATTAATTTAGTAGTTAACCCAAAAAAAACATCAAGTATCCGTGGTTTAAATTCTTCTGCCTTGGCCAATGAGCCTGGGCTCTAGTGGCATTTCTCCCCCCTCTCCACTTCAAGGTCTAGggttcaaactttagaggatgtaattgaaaaaaaaatgtgataaatatgtgaggagtgtgtgggtgtgttgtgtacctaagattgggggttgtccaatccattGGGGTACTTAGGattggggttgtccaatccaccgaccaaaaaaaaaaaaaaattcttctgcCTTGTGCatatagtaaaaaatatttgaGGTTTGAATTAGTATAACAATTTATAGATtaacaacaaatttttaaataaaactaaatttacAGAAATTTGTTTTTCACATGCGAAGGTGAGAGatggtataaaaaaattatacaaatttaatttgaaaaatatgtcTTAGAACTTTAAGTTATGAATtgctttgagttttttttttttttttgggacgaATTGCTTTGAGTTTAAAATAGGAAGAGTATGGTCAAATAAAAAAGCACAAAAGTGaaagcttttttttcttttttataaaggAATAgtggtgtttttttattttttttaagacttTCTTTTTCAGATTCTTTCTACTAGTTACAAATCAGTAAATTATTATTAGGGTTAGTTTGAgtgaacttttaaaaaaaatatattttttgaattatttttaaaaaattataaaaataaaaataattttatatttaaatattttatataatatttttatttattaattatatttaaatataataatataaaaatatttatttatttattatataaaaatatttttaaaaaatataaatcataatttttttaaaaaaatattttttaactttttaaatatttttatttttattattaaaaatttatcaagcatgttaaaaaataaaaacaaaatcttttctcATTGAAAATTTCTATCAACTTAATCGTATCTAAACAAACACTTAACCCATTTAACCGAAGATATATACCATATTAGCAAAAGAAGATACAattctaacaaaaataaataattaaagcaaAGAAGATACAAATTACttcaatttagttaaaaaaaaaaaaaaaaaaaaactaaaaaagtatCCGGTTTTggttaatactaaaataaaaaacaatagtgATGCAGGCACATAAGACAAAGATTATATGTGATATTTTGAAATCCATATATAAATAGGTAGGTAGGTTGTTGTCGCCAACCTCAAAATCCTAATCTTGAAactttgaactttgaagtttcgCCTTCCCCCTTCTGTGGCTGCCACAGTGAGTGCCACCGCAACAACCACCACAAAATGCCCTTTCATTCCAAGTCTTTCGTCTCTTACAACCCTCAAATGCGGTCTCTTTCAGCTTCCCTTCCTATCCGAGCTCCTCTTACCAACCATGATtccgaagaagatgaagaagatgaagagggaaGTTACGCCTCTGAAAACGGAATATCTCCTCCTATCCATGGGGCTACTTTACCTGTTAGGCCCTTTGCCAATTTGTCTACCTATGTTGATGGAGATGATGAAGACACTGAAGGTGAAGAACAAACCGATGATGAGATTTTAGGTGTTGTGAGGGTGCCTCCTCCCCCCAGAATTAGGGTGTTTGATGATGTTGAAGTTGAAGAACAAAATGATGATACTTCTGCGAATTCATTACCGGTTAGTCATTCATTGCTTTCAGATGAGTTTTCTTTCAACGATTTCTCTTCGAATAATTCTGTTGCTGAAGCTCAAGATGACATTGATAGTGTTGGGATAGGTCTTGATGAAGAAGAGCTTGATCTTGATGGTAGAAtagattatgatgatgatgatgatgatgatgatgatgatgatttctcTGATGTTATGTCTCGGTATTCACAAGATAATTTGAGCAATAGACAAGTTGGGAAGGTTAGAATAGTGTTAGATGAGTTTGAGAAGGGAGAATTTTATGACATAAACAGAAATGAGGGAAGCCCCTTAGAGATGATTGAGAATAATTCCACAATGCTAGCGAAGTTGGAAGTTGACACCAGAGAGGCTATTAACATGGTCAATAGCATCAACATTGAGGATTATGGCAATAGCAGACTGCCAAAACAGAATAGTAGTAGCATTCATGATCCGCAAGAACAGTATTCCCAGCCTGAAACTGATTTTATAATGTCGGTTGAACAAGTCTTTGCTGACACCATTGATGATAGTGCAACTCAAAGAAGTGTAGCTAATGGAAGTCAAGGTCTTGCAACCAACCAGGAAGGTGAGTGCAAGAAGCTGGTAAGCATACCTAAATCCTTGGTAAACTCAAACGCCAATTTACATGATTCGTCATCCGGTTTTGAATGTAGTGATGATTGTGAAGGTAAACAAACTCACTGTGTTGAGTCTTCTCGATGGTTGGACCCAACACTGCTTCAGGGGAACGGATATTTGGAAAATGATCTGTCTGAGGCCAATTTAGATGGTAATCAAGACAACCTATTTTGCAACCACGTGGAAACAGATCTTAAATTTGGAGTCACAGTTAAAGAAGAAGCCAGTGTTGCATTAAATACGATAGCTGAAGAATCAAAGAGACATGGTTCTGCTTCAGATGGAGATACGGAAAGCTTGATCACAGTAAGCCTAGAAGGCCTTGAACAGTTCAAGGAACAAATTTCCGCCCTCTCTTATCTTTTGGGGTCAAAAGGTTCTTTAAAGAACTGTCAACAAGAGGAACTTGTCAGGAGTTCACATGAAAATATAATGTTATCAAGGGATGACGCACAAGGGCAATTTGTTAATGTTACTTGTGGTGGTGAATGGAATGGCAAGACCAATGCTGATGAATCCAGTGCTATCTTACTCAAAGATCCAGGTAGTCTCGATTTCTTACTTGAATTTGAACACAACTTAAGCAACAAAGATAAGGAAAAAATACGGAGGGTACAGAACAAATGCGTGAAATTCTTGAGGATTGTCCGGCGATTATA is a window from the Arachis hypogaea cultivar Tifrunner chromosome 1, arahy.Tifrunner.gnm2.J5K5, whole genome shotgun sequence genome containing:
- the LOC112703950 gene encoding translocase of chloroplast 126, chloroplastic isoform X3, encoding MSRYSQDNLSNRQVGKVRIVLDEFEKGEFYDINRNEGSPLEMIENNSTMLAKLEVDTREAINMVNSINIEDYGNSRLPKQNSSSIHDPQEQYSQPETDFIMSVEQVFADTIDDSATQRSVANGSQGLATNQEGECKKLVSIPKSLVNSNANLHDSSSGFECSDDCEGKQTHCVESSRWLDPTLLQGNGYLENDLSEANLDGNQDNLFCNHVETDLKFGVTVKEEASVALNTIAEESKRHGSASDGDTESLITVSLEGLEQFKEQISALSYLLGSKGSLKNCQQEELVRSSHENIMLSRDDAQGQFVNVTCGGEWNGKTNADESSAILLKDPGSLDFLLEFEHNLSNKDKEKIRRVQNKCVKFLRIVRRLYLPMEDCFVSKVLCRLVADIGRRSNQEFVIESAKLSAKKLEEDCRDDLDFCLNILVLGKSGVGKSATINSIFDDVKVVTNAFQPATTSVEEVSGTIDGIKIRMLDTPGLRSSMKEQAFNRKILSSIKKHMKKFPPDAILYIDRVDAQSRDLNDLPMLKSITSSLGPSIWQHTILTLTHAAASPLDGPSGSPLRYELSVVQKSYLVQQSIAQSVGDLCQLSPGFICPVSLVENHPLGGEYVLPNGLRWRSQLLTLCASLKILSQVCPVTLPPTPFDRWKQFFFQDDTPQLSHVFSSLLQSHAHLKFKSSWN